One window of Steroidobacteraceae bacterium genomic DNA carries:
- the ppk1 gene encoding polyphosphate kinase 1 — MDTENLRNPGYFINRELSWLAFNERVLALAEDERVPLLERLRFLCISSNNLDEFFEIRVAGLKQLIELGRDGGAADGRSASEQLEAIHAATVELMQRQYQCLNEDLLPALRETGVVIAGRSSWSEEEHRWLERYFETEVEPVLSPLGLDPARPFPRIQNKSLNFIARLDGKDAFGRDSEYAVVQAPRSLPRVVPLPAAGASKRFVLLSAVIQEFVPRLFEGVTVLGCYAFRVTRNSDLLIDEDDVDDLRRALEGELLHRRYGAAVRLEVWRDCPAETTDYLLRHFALGADDLYYCDGPVNLNRLATLYDLVQRTDLKYPPFTAATDPRLRNNPDFFAVLRQQDVLLHHPFQSFTPVVDLLRQAARDPNVLAIKQTLYRTGVDSPMAAALLEAAANGKDVTVVIELRARFDEEANIELSNRLQEAGAHVMYGVVGYKTHAKALLIVRREESGIRRYCHLGTGNYHPQTARAYTDYGLMSADQQICQDVHEIFLQLTSLTKSPRLTRLIQAPFGLHAALCEKIRREADHARAGRSARIIAKVNALLDTDIIVALYEASRAGVSIDLIVRGICALRPQVPGVSENIRVRSIVGRFLEHSRVYYFANDGQPDTLLASADWMPRNFFARVEIAFPVLASSEQARIVADLETYLWDNCDAWELGQDGSYRRLQPGEEPVVSAQNELLSDYAQL, encoded by the coding sequence ATGGACACCGAGAATCTGCGCAATCCCGGCTATTTCATCAATCGCGAGCTGTCCTGGCTCGCGTTCAACGAGCGCGTCCTCGCGTTGGCCGAAGACGAACGGGTGCCGCTGCTCGAACGGCTGCGTTTCCTGTGCATTTCATCGAACAACCTCGATGAATTCTTCGAAATCCGCGTCGCCGGACTCAAGCAACTGATCGAGCTCGGGCGCGACGGCGGCGCCGCGGACGGGCGCAGCGCGAGCGAACAGCTCGAGGCAATCCACGCCGCCACGGTCGAGCTGATGCAACGCCAGTACCAGTGCCTCAACGAGGACCTGCTGCCGGCGCTGCGCGAAACGGGTGTCGTCATCGCCGGTCGCAGCAGCTGGTCGGAGGAGGAGCATCGCTGGCTCGAGCGCTACTTCGAAACGGAAGTGGAACCCGTACTGTCGCCGCTCGGGCTCGACCCGGCGCGGCCATTTCCGCGCATCCAGAACAAGAGCCTCAATTTCATCGCGCGTCTGGATGGCAAGGACGCATTCGGTCGTGACAGCGAGTATGCCGTGGTGCAGGCGCCGCGCTCGCTACCACGCGTCGTGCCGCTGCCCGCGGCGGGCGCGAGCAAGCGCTTCGTCCTGCTCTCCGCCGTGATCCAGGAGTTCGTGCCGCGTCTGTTCGAAGGCGTCACCGTACTTGGCTGCTATGCATTTCGGGTCACCCGCAACAGCGATCTGCTTATCGATGAGGATGATGTGGATGACCTGCGCCGCGCGCTCGAAGGCGAGCTGCTGCACCGTCGCTACGGCGCCGCCGTGCGGCTCGAAGTATGGCGTGACTGCCCGGCCGAGACCACGGACTATCTGCTGCGCCACTTCGCCCTCGGCGCGGACGATCTCTATTACTGCGATGGCCCGGTCAATCTCAATCGGCTCGCAACGCTCTATGACCTCGTGCAGCGCACTGATCTCAAATACCCGCCGTTCACGGCGGCGACGGATCCACGCCTTCGCAACAATCCCGACTTCTTCGCCGTATTGCGCCAGCAGGACGTGCTCCTGCACCACCCATTCCAGAGTTTCACGCCCGTCGTGGATCTGCTGCGCCAGGCGGCTCGCGATCCCAACGTGCTGGCCATCAAGCAGACGCTGTACCGCACCGGCGTCGACTCGCCCATGGCGGCAGCGCTACTCGAGGCTGCCGCCAACGGCAAGGACGTCACGGTGGTGATCGAGCTGCGCGCACGCTTCGATGAAGAAGCGAATATCGAATTATCGAACCGGCTGCAGGAAGCGGGTGCCCACGTCATGTACGGCGTCGTCGGCTACAAGACGCATGCCAAAGCGCTCCTGATCGTGCGGCGGGAGGAGTCCGGCATCCGCCGCTACTGTCATCTCGGCACCGGCAATTATCACCCCCAGACCGCCCGCGCCTACACCGACTACGGCCTGATGAGTGCCGATCAGCAGATCTGCCAGGACGTACACGAAATCTTCCTGCAGTTGACCAGTCTCACGAAATCGCCCCGCCTCACGCGACTCATCCAGGCGCCCTTCGGCCTGCATGCGGCCCTGTGCGAGAAGATCCGGCGCGAGGCCGACCATGCCCGCGCCGGGCGCAGCGCGCGCATCATCGCCAAGGTCAATGCCCTCCTCGACACCGATATCATTGTGGCGCTCTATGAAGCCTCGCGCGCGGGCGTCAGCATCGACTTGATCGTCCGCGGCATCTGCGCGCTGCGGCCACAGGTACCGGGCGTTTCGGAGAACATCCGCGTGCGCTCGATTGTCGGTCGATTCCTCGAGCATTCGCGCGTCTATTATTTCGCGAACGACGGTCAGCCCGACACCTTGCTCGCGAGCGCTGACTGGATGCCGCGCAATTTCTTTGCGCGAGTCGAAATCGCATTTCCGGTACTCGCGAGCAGCGAGCAGGCGCGGATCGTGGCAGACCTCGAGACCTATCTTTGGGATAACTGTGACGCCTGGGAACTGGGACAGGACGGCAGTTATCGGCGCCTGCAGCCGGGCGAGGAACCCGTGGTGAGCGCGCAGAATGAATTGCTCAGCGATTACGCGCAGCTGTAA
- a CDS encoding Ppx/GppA phosphatase family protein, with protein MARTQTAPQVLAAVDLGSNSFHLIVARNEDDRLVVVDRLREMVRLGAGINADGSIDREAAARAIACLERFGQRLREFKAGTVRVVGTNALRHAHRKKGFLNRAREALGHPIQIISGSEEARLIYSGVAHSVPQHSGRTLVVDIGGGSTELIIGAGFEPLVLESTQMGCVSFAQRFFPNGRITAKRMRRARLAARLELQPVEAEFVRTGWERAFGSSGTVLAIAETLVELGIAGSGISSDGLESLQRSLITAGRADALAATAISRERAPVFAAGVAVLAGIFEVLAVREMQVASGALRDGLLYDIIGRYRHEDARELSVRAMQSQYRVDVAQAARVEATALRLYAQVAGPWQLGDEFAQQLLSWAARLHEIGLAVSHSKYHQHGAYLLEHSDMPGFARDEQRLLARLVATHRRKMVLGGFDDLLPPWDERAIFLVVLLRLAVLLHRSRSDQPLPALALQPRSNGMELRFPANWLRENPLTVADLSREITQMRALGFRLKVFTRRGAPLESAA; from the coding sequence GTGGCAAGAACGCAAACGGCCCCGCAGGTTCTCGCCGCCGTTGACCTGGGCTCCAACAGCTTCCACCTGATCGTCGCGCGCAATGAGGACGATCGCCTCGTCGTCGTCGACCGATTGCGCGAAATGGTGCGCCTGGGTGCCGGGATCAACGCCGACGGCAGCATCGACCGCGAAGCCGCGGCGCGCGCCATTGCCTGCCTCGAACGTTTCGGTCAACGCCTGCGCGAATTCAAGGCGGGCACCGTACGCGTCGTCGGCACGAACGCGCTGCGTCATGCGCATCGCAAGAAGGGCTTTCTCAACCGGGCGCGCGAGGCGCTTGGGCACCCGATACAGATCATCTCGGGCAGCGAGGAGGCGCGGCTCATTTACAGCGGCGTCGCGCATTCGGTGCCCCAGCATTCGGGGCGCACCCTGGTCGTTGATATCGGCGGCGGCAGCACGGAACTGATTATCGGCGCCGGCTTCGAACCGCTGGTGCTCGAGAGTACACAGATGGGTTGCGTGAGTTTTGCCCAGCGCTTTTTTCCCAATGGCCGAATAACCGCAAAGCGCATGCGACGTGCCCGTCTCGCGGCACGACTGGAACTGCAACCCGTCGAGGCCGAGTTCGTACGCACCGGCTGGGAGCGGGCCTTTGGCAGTTCCGGCACGGTGCTCGCAATCGCCGAGACCCTTGTCGAACTCGGCATCGCGGGCAGCGGGATCAGCAGCGATGGGCTCGAGTCGCTGCAACGCAGCTTGATCACGGCGGGCCGCGCAGATGCGCTTGCAGCGACCGCGATCTCACGCGAGCGCGCGCCCGTCTTCGCTGCCGGCGTGGCCGTGCTGGCAGGCATATTCGAAGTTCTGGCCGTGCGCGAAATGCAGGTTGCAAGCGGTGCGCTGCGCGATGGCCTCTTGTACGACATCATCGGACGCTACCGGCATGAGGATGCGCGCGAACTCAGCGTGCGCGCAATGCAGTCACAGTATCGCGTCGACGTCGCACAGGCGGCGCGCGTCGAGGCGACGGCCTTGCGCCTGTATGCGCAGGTCGCCGGGCCATGGCAGCTTGGCGATGAATTCGCGCAGCAACTTCTGTCGTGGGCCGCGCGGCTGCACGAGATCGGCCTTGCCGTATCGCATTCGAAATATCATCAGCATGGCGCCTATCTGCTCGAGCATTCGGACATGCCCGGGTTTGCGCGCGATGAGCAGCGGTTGCTCGCGCGCCTGGTCGCTACGCACCGGCGCAAGATGGTGCTGGGCGGCTTCGACGATCTGTTGCCGCCCTGGGATGAGCGCGCGATTTTTCTGGTCGTGCTGTTGCGGCTCGCGGTGCTGCTGCACCGCAGCCGCAGCGACCAGCCTTTGCCGGCGCTTGCGCTGCAGCCGCGCAGCAATGGCATGGAACTGCGCTTTCCGGCGAACTGGCTGCGCGAAAATCCGCTGACGGTGGCCGATTTGAGCCGCGAGATCACGCAAATGCGCGCGCTCGGATTTCGCCTGAAGGTATTCACGCGGCGTGGCGCACCGCTCGAATCAGCCGCATGA
- the erpA gene encoding iron-sulfur cluster insertion protein ErpA — protein MAVESDNSLVFTDAAARKVADLIRGEGNPNLMLRVFVQGGGCSGLQYGFEFDEALQDGDTCVENQGVKLLVDPMSVQYLTGAEIDYREDLQGAQFVIRNPNAKTSCGCGSSFSA, from the coding sequence ATGGCGGTAGAGAGCGACAACAGCCTGGTATTCACCGATGCGGCGGCACGCAAGGTTGCCGACCTGATTCGTGGTGAAGGCAACCCCAACCTCATGCTGCGCGTATTCGTGCAGGGCGGCGGCTGCTCGGGCCTGCAGTATGGCTTTGAGTTCGACGAAGCCTTGCAGGATGGCGATACCTGCGTCGAGAACCAGGGCGTCAAGCTGCTGGTCGATCCGATGAGCGTTCAATACCTTACCGGCGCGGAGATCGACTACCGCGAAGACCTGCAGGGCGCGCAATTCGTCATTCGCAATCCCAACGCCAAGACCTCCTGCGGCTGCGGCTCCTCTTTCTCCGCCTGA
- a CDS encoding polymer-forming cytoskeletal protein: MFGRRKTPGTEIDTLIGRAASVSGDLDFTGGLHLDGHVAGNVRGSTGKAATLSVSDSGCIEGSVDVPVVVLNGKVKGDIVARERVILGATARVEGNVHYGVIETAPGAQIQGKLVPLKSNASASTSLGASLEPAGAALVEPA, encoded by the coding sequence ATGTTTGGTCGTCGCAAGACTCCCGGAACCGAAATCGATACGCTCATAGGCCGTGCTGCATCGGTATCAGGTGATCTTGATTTCACCGGCGGACTGCACCTCGATGGTCACGTTGCGGGCAACGTTCGCGGCAGCACGGGCAAGGCGGCGACGCTGTCGGTGAGCGACTCAGGTTGTATCGAGGGTTCGGTCGACGTTCCGGTGGTCGTGCTGAACGGCAAGGTCAAGGGCGACATCGTGGCGCGCGAGCGTGTCATCCTGGGTGCTACCGCCCGGGTCGAAGGCAATGTGCATTACGGCGTCATCGAGACGGCACCGGGTGCGCAGATCCAGGGCAAGCTGGTACCGTTGAAGAGCAACGCGAGCGCAAGTACGAGCCTTGGCGCGAGCCTGGAACCCGCTGGCGCGGCGCTGGTCGAACCTGCCTGA
- a CDS encoding DUF6776 family protein: MVDGAPRVVIRRQTPMRRTVFIAACLLLGLIVLYVAYEFGRFDAGYDRLAAAQRQREQTHLLREMDGQNQQLRAQLAELETYRVGQSRERAELSRTIGELQAQVARQSQDLAFFRGIVAEKANAAEVKIQQFRIASTATAQHFQLRFTLVQPVRPENVVQGGVEIIVEGAQGGRPLKLDLTALGGDAAAELPFSFRYFENFSPEVTLPEGFVPERVTVTVKSRRKGVEPVTQSYLWSVDSL, encoded by the coding sequence GTGGTTGACGGCGCACCGCGGGTCGTCATCCGGCGGCAGACACCGATGCGACGCACGGTGTTCATCGCGGCCTGCCTGCTGCTCGGCCTCATCGTCCTGTACGTCGCCTATGAATTCGGGCGGTTCGATGCCGGCTACGACAGGCTGGCGGCGGCGCAGCGCCAGCGCGAACAGACGCATTTGTTGCGCGAAATGGATGGCCAGAACCAGCAATTGCGTGCGCAGCTGGCGGAACTCGAGACCTACCGGGTAGGTCAGTCGCGCGAGCGCGCGGAGCTGTCGCGCACCATCGGCGAACTGCAGGCGCAGGTCGCCCGGCAGTCGCAGGATCTCGCGTTCTTTCGTGGCATCGTCGCCGAGAAAGCCAATGCCGCGGAAGTGAAGATCCAGCAGTTTCGGATCGCCTCGACGGCTACGGCGCAGCACTTCCAGCTGCGTTTCACGCTGGTGCAGCCCGTACGACCGGAAAATGTCGTCCAGGGCGGCGTCGAAATCATCGTCGAAGGCGCGCAGGGCGGCCGACCGCTCAAGCTCGACCTCACGGCGCTCGGCGGCGACGCGGCCGCCGAGCTGCCCTTCAGCTTTCGTTACTTCGAGAACTTCTCGCCCGAAGTCACACTTCCCGAAGGGTTCGTCCCGGAACGGGTCACCGTTACCGTTAAATCGCGCCGCAAAGGCGTCGAACCCGTGACGCAGTCGTACCTCTGGAGCGTCGATTCCCTGTAA